In Brassica napus cultivar Da-Ae chromosome C2, Da-Ae, whole genome shotgun sequence, the sequence TGGGGTTCACTGACAGATGAATGCTACTTTCTTTTACCCATTAACCACTAGACATTCAAGCATGGTGATTTGATGTTACAAACTTACAACCTCTAAAAACCTCCAGTAATTATTTAATTCTTTGTCGAATTTCAATCTCGAACCCAACGAAGTACATATGtgagttttaattttatgtcaCCAAACATAGTTATTATGTTGGTTGGGTTGTTGTAAGGATTATATATGGGTTCTCTTATCTTTTGAGTTTAAATAAGTGACCAGGCGATAggtatttatgtatatatcatCGTCGCGTAACTAACTTATGGTAGTAGTTATAAGACGACTTAAACATCACATTCAAATGTATTTGATGATACATTGATACGCATGTTATCATTTTCACAATGATTGTTTATGCTTTAGTTGACACACAACATCAACCAACATGAGATTGGGACTGGGATTGCATGCGGAGACTGGTTCGAATTCTTTTATTGTGGTTCATCAATGGTGATTATTTTAATGTCTTGGATGGTAAAAGTATTCGACaatctataaatttaaaaactagCCCTCGTTTTGAACCATGTGTGAAATAGATACATTGAACCATTGCACACACACAATGGCTTGAACTTATTATAACAACCCATTTTGGTATATAAATTGGCAAattgcagtttttttttgtttttagagtGATGTAAAATTTTCTTAGAAATTAGTAACCTAtattttttgaccaaaaaaaatattaacgtttcattaaaaaatattttttttttaatatttaaaatattatatttctaattttgtaaacaaaaaccaaccattataaaaataaaccaCTGAAACTTATCTATCAATCTTACCAAAACAAGTTGGTcacaagaaatagaaatatatatacctaattttttaaaattaatttaaatcatactaaattttcttttaactatatttaaattttaaaaaaaagtagttGGTGGAGGAGTTATAATTCCATGACAAAGGTAATTTAAGACAAAAGCTCACTATGTCACTTAACTCTATAAAATCCGTACACTTCCTACAACTTTGACACAACTTGGAAACGTAAAAAACACAatacactctctctctctctcactctctcccATGGAGCTCTTTTCACTCCCTTCTCTGTTCCTTCTCTCCACACTCTTCGTCTTCTACATCTCCAAGTTTCTCAACAAAAGAAGCCAAAGAAACTGTTACATGCTTCACTACGAGTGCTTCAAGGGCAAAGACGAGAGAAAACTCGACACCGAGACGTGCGCCAAGGTCGTTGAACGAAACAAGCACTTAGGTCTCGAAGAGTACAGGTTCCTTCTACGCACGATGGCTAGCTCAGGGATCGGAGAAGAAACCTATGGCCCGATAAACGTCCTCCAAGGCAGGGAAGCCTCTCCTACTCTCCTCGACGCTTACTCCGAGATGGACGAGATCATGTTCGAAACCCTAGACAAGCTTTTCCACAAGACAAAAGGCTTTGTCTCTCCTTCCGACATAGACATTCTCGTCGTCAACGTCTCTCTCTTCGCTCCGTCTCCTTCTCTGACCTCGCGCGTCATCAACAGATACAAGATGAGAGAAGACATCAAATCCTTTAACCTCTCGGGGCTAGGGTGTAGCGCGAGCGTTATATCGATAGATATAGTGCAACGCATTttcgaaacgcgggaaaacgcgtttgcGCTCGTGGTGAGCACCGAGACGATGGGTCCTCACTGGTATTGCGGTAAAGATAGGTCGATGATGTTGTCAAACTGTTTATTCCGTGCTGGAGGAAGCTCTGTGCTGTTAACCAACGCGGCTAGGTTCAAGAACAGGGCTCTGATGAAGCTAGTGACTGTGGCACGTGCCCACGTAGGGGCTGAAGACGAGGCTTACTCGTGCTGCATGCAGATGGAGGACAAAGATGGCCACCCAGGGTTCCTCCTAACGAAGTACCTTAAAAAAGCAGCTTCTCGTGCCCTAACCAAGAACCTCCAAGTCCTCCTGCCAAGAGTCTTGCCAGTCAAGGAACTGATCCGCTACGCGATAGTACGTGCGATTAAACGAAGAACCACCACAAAAAGAGAGTCTACGAGCTCGGGGATAGGTCTAGACTTGAAGACAGGGCTGCAGCATTTTTGTATTCACCCTGGAGGAAGAGCTATTATCGAAGGGGTCGGAACAAGCTTAGGGCTCACGGAGTTTGATATTGAGCCGTCGAGAATGGCGCTTCATAGGTTCGGTAATACATCCTCTGGTGGTTTGTGGTATGTTCTTGGTTATATGGAAGCTAAGAAGAGGTTAAAGAAAGGTGACAAGATACTAATGATGAGTATGGGAGCTGGGTTCGAGTCTAACAACTGTGTTTGGGAGGTTCTTAAGAATCTTGATGGTAAAAATGTTTGGGAAGATTCCATGGATCGATATCCTGAACTGTCCAAGATCCCTAACCCGTTCGTTGAGAAGTATGACTGGATCAATGATGATACCATGAGCTTTATTCGTGTTTGATCCATAACAAGTAAGCAATGAGGAAAATAAGATCGAAAAATATCTTtttccaatatatttttatgaaatattgtGTGTTTGAAGTTTGTATTATTTGTAATGTTTAGACCGACAAGGTGCTATATTCGACTACTTTTCTACTATTTTTCCCGTTTTGAATTtaatataaaagtaataatCGACAAGTATACTCGCAGTTATTACTATTTCTttccatgaattttaattttttattaaatttataaataaatttattgaagaTTTGACTAGCTAGTGACCAATAATTGGtgtataggtagattttttgaACAGTGTCGAACagatttgtatatttatagTTGTTTGCATTTACTTTTTGACAGATTTGCATTGGTGTGGTTTACCCATTTATGAGTAAGAGCGAGCAATAAATTTCATGTGTTCAGTTTATAGGCATGTCTTGTATATAGATGGGTGAAATGTCAAACTCTCTGACATTACCTTTGAATGCATATACAGTATCATTGTTTTAGATAGGGGAGTcttatttacatttttgttgttgttcaaaCTTCAAAGACTGGAGCCTTACATGAAAATAGAAAATTGTGGTCCAATGAGTCTACAATATTAGTGGAAACATGGGAGACAATAGTATGGTTGCTCTTATACTAAAAAAGAATTTTAGAAGAGAATGTTACAGTATTTTAACAAATATAATAGCTCCTGCTATTTATAAATCGCTTTACAAACAATAGATTCGTGGTTTCTTAAAATGTTTTACTAAAACTCCCACACGATTCTGTTTATCATCTATGTTGAATATAAgttgattaaaattttgatcatAGAGAGCTGTAAG encodes:
- the LOC106422802 gene encoding 3-ketoacyl-CoA synthase 19 translates to MELFSLPSLFLLSTLFVFYISKFLNKRSQRNCYMLHYECFKGKDERKLDTETCAKVVERNKHLGLEEYRFLLRTMASSGIGEETYGPINVLQGREASPTLLDAYSEMDEIMFETLDKLFHKTKGFVSPSDIDILVVNVSLFAPSPSLTSRVINRYKMREDIKSFNLSGLGCSASVISIDIVQRIFETRENAFALVVSTETMGPHWYCGKDRSMMLSNCLFRAGGSSVLLTNAARFKNRALMKLVTVARAHVGAEDEAYSCCMQMEDKDGHPGFLLTKYLKKAASRALTKNLQVLLPRVLPVKELIRYAIVRAIKRRTTTKRESTSSGIGLDLKTGLQHFCIHPGGRAIIEGVGTSLGLTEFDIEPSRMALHRFGNTSSGGLWYVLGYMEAKKRLKKGDKILMMSMGAGFESNNCVWEVLKNLDGKNVWEDSMDRYPELSKIPNPFVEKYDWINDDTMSFIRV